The proteins below are encoded in one region of Streptomyces roseirectus:
- a CDS encoding quinone oxidoreductase family protein, producing MRAIQVNEVGGPEVLREVEVDQPRPGPGEAVVEVAASGVNFLDVYHREGRYSLPLPFTPGAEGAGTVVEVGPGVADVAVGDRVGWVEIPGTYAERAVVDSSRLVPLPDDIDFETAAAVLLQGMTAHYLVKDAYPVQRGDTVLVHAAAGGMGLLLTQLITHLGGRVIGTTSTTAKAELAKRAGAAEVILSSAVDDLAAEVRRLGGGQGLPVVFDGVGAHTFDASLASLRPRGHLVLFGAASGAVPPFDPIRLARGGSLTLIRPSLGDFIADRSELLRRATDVFEWVRSKALEVTVTGRYALSEAAQAHSDLEARRTTGKLLVVLETETSRAVK from the coding sequence ATGCGAGCGATACAGGTGAACGAAGTGGGCGGTCCCGAGGTGCTGCGGGAGGTCGAGGTGGACCAGCCGCGGCCGGGTCCGGGCGAGGCGGTCGTGGAGGTCGCCGCATCCGGGGTCAACTTCCTCGACGTCTACCACCGCGAGGGCCGGTACAGCCTCCCGCTGCCCTTCACCCCGGGCGCTGAGGGCGCCGGCACGGTCGTCGAGGTCGGACCCGGCGTCGCTGACGTCGCGGTCGGGGACCGGGTCGGTTGGGTGGAGATTCCCGGCACGTATGCCGAGCGGGCCGTCGTGGACTCCTCCCGGCTGGTGCCGCTGCCCGACGACATCGACTTCGAGACGGCCGCCGCCGTGCTCCTCCAAGGCATGACCGCGCACTATCTCGTCAAGGACGCCTACCCGGTCCAGCGGGGCGACACGGTGCTCGTGCACGCGGCCGCCGGTGGCATGGGGCTGCTCCTGACCCAGCTCATCACCCATCTCGGCGGCAGGGTGATCGGCACGACGTCGACCACGGCGAAGGCCGAGCTGGCCAAGCGCGCCGGGGCCGCCGAGGTGATCCTCTCCTCCGCGGTCGACGATCTCGCGGCCGAGGTGAGGCGGCTGGGCGGCGGTCAGGGACTGCCGGTCGTCTTCGACGGCGTCGGCGCGCACACCTTCGACGCGAGCCTCGCCAGCCTGCGGCCCCGCGGCCATCTCGTGCTCTTCGGCGCGGCAAGTGGTGCCGTGCCGCCGTTCGACCCGATCCGGCTCGCCCGCGGCGGTTCGCTGACCCTGATCCGGCCCAGCCTCGGGGACTTCATCGCCGATCGGTCCGAACTGCTCCGACGGGCCACCGATGTGTTCGAGTGGGTGCGCTCCAAGGCGCTCGAGGTCACCGTGACGGGCCGCTACGCATTGTCCGAGGCCGCTCAGGCCCACAGCGATCTGGAGGCCCGGCGCACCACCGGCAAGCTGCTCGTCGTATTGGAGACTGAGACGTCGAGGGCGGTGAAGTAG
- a CDS encoding FMN-dependent NADH-azoreductase, with product MKLFRLDASIRTEGSMSRALADTAEQAWLTQHPHGTVIRRDLGVQPLPGDTWTLLAHEVVNPDAPAPREAHELLDRLGTELLEADAFLFAVPMYNWNVPEQVKTWIDLILKHPVAGVHGNWPLTGKPAILTLSRGGGYGPGTPKEGWDHATPYLRRILADVLGLDLHIAEAELTHAFWDPKMESLRELAEQSMKTGHEQAAEHGTRAAQLTGA from the coding sequence ATGAAGCTGTTCCGTCTCGACGCGAGCATCCGCACCGAAGGCTCGATGAGCCGCGCCCTCGCCGACACCGCCGAACAGGCGTGGCTCACCCAGCACCCGCACGGCACCGTGATCCGGCGCGACCTCGGCGTCCAGCCGCTGCCCGGCGACACATGGACCCTGCTCGCCCACGAAGTCGTCAACCCGGACGCACCCGCCCCGCGCGAGGCGCACGAACTCCTCGACCGGCTCGGCACGGAACTCCTCGAAGCCGACGCGTTCCTGTTCGCGGTACCGATGTACAACTGGAACGTCCCGGAACAGGTCAAGACCTGGATCGACCTGATCCTGAAGCACCCCGTGGCAGGGGTGCACGGCAACTGGCCCCTCACGGGCAAGCCCGCGATCCTCACGCTCAGCCGGGGCGGCGGCTACGGCCCCGGCACCCCGAAAGAGGGCTGGGACCACGCCACCCCCTACCTGCGCCGGATCCTGGCCGACGTCCTCGGCCTCGACCTGCACATCGCCGAGGCAGAACTGACCCACGCGTTCTGGGACCCGAAGATGGAGTCCCTGCGAGAACTGGCCGAACAGTCGATGAAGACAGGCCACGAACAGGCCGCCGAACACGGGACACGAGCCGCCCAACTGACCGGGGCCTGA
- a CDS encoding DUF6603 domain-containing protein, which produces MDLDALKAHLTDLTQPPALRTTDTALPTPLTDMLATFPNGTCQGAAGSGTAEIDGGHTTLTLALTCSSTPWPAGGRVTLAVTGVTVTVTADGTVSLILSGALDVTDVVATVTDGGDGRLTAEVRPRKPGAFTGELDKLGGLLGDASLWQSAREGLHAFDFAARDVAGFDYRLSRKDGVEPAAYDVTSMAIVAALDLRGLALDIALWLPDLTVEGTLHDGKPLNARSLLGSFGIPVAEIPPSLTISELRVDALLGDGYFVSMTVRDGWDIGPFALTELSLSLYYDPASKFVAMASGTISLGHSMDITVSAAQNGGATGGWAFSGGLAAGEIGIGDVIGALRLPDVPEPLKSLELTSLWLSYTTGTKAVDFLCQGRMTIAEGITASLGLTITRDGTATRYGGQLAVDDFTFDITLDDEKTGTDLLIATYHGPENTDTKVTLRDWVAHFSADLAADIPESLHVELKDAKFVRVKPQGGPAQFCVGIDLSAGIDLAELPLVGGFLAEIGGSLAVDNLQVLYSSGVIAPAAVGSANALLAKARVVELPAGGLKAGPAALADLRIGQERTPVALGLPASPTPTGSTPSTPNTPSTPAQTNTPTTTPPRSSAGVWITVQKTIGVVQINRVGVIYQHNTLLFGLDAGIQLGPLVMSLDGLAVGSSLEKFAPAFRLDGVGIGYVAPPIEIEGALLHLPDDQLDKGVAFQYDGTATVAVPDFSLAAVGSYAQLTNGQPSLFVFAQVEAPIVAAPPILITGLMAGFGFNRELTLPTPREVSGFPLLALNKQGPDANLKPSGMLEVLEGRTPAVVGSPARKWIAPRQGAYWLALGIEFSVAEVVNSKVLLAAEFGDELALAVLGIATLQLPMPAESATRTYVYAELGLEAVIRPLAGSFELAAELAPVSYVLTPECHLTGGFAASVWFGSHPNAGQFVVTLGGYHPSFQQPAGYPDVPRLGINWAVSGNLTITAQAYLAVTPSCAMAGGRLSVVFHEGDFRAWFTAQADVLLSWRPFFFTARISVSIGASYTLNVWIVHKTFSVTVGADLELWGPPTGGSVTAHFVGFSKTIGFGPGPSGADAEALDWDGFASMLPKPADVITIGPVSGLDKTAEDTGDDPGNSGKVWYVRARDLRFFTQSAVPASHLRLGDDPLSSPAAEDTPGVDVRPMNRTGLTGEHRLRLYFEGAPAPMDGWSATARTHNLPASLWGAPPSPFSHTPHAPGAEVLPGRPVGYDVQAPRPELAGSRGVFPLSDYSADEIPPGLAPLSSSPVADRDYVSVADDSCVARIGQTDRGPARTGRDQVCAALADAGLFKDPCDGLTALAAGAAHLYHRAPLVQNPG; this is translated from the coding sequence ATGGATCTCGATGCTCTCAAGGCACATCTCACGGACCTGACCCAGCCACCGGCCCTGCGCACCACGGACACCGCGCTCCCCACCCCGTTGACGGACATGCTGGCCACGTTCCCGAACGGCACCTGTCAGGGAGCGGCGGGCTCGGGCACGGCGGAGATCGACGGCGGACACACCACGCTGACGCTCGCCCTCACCTGTTCGTCCACCCCCTGGCCGGCCGGCGGTCGTGTCACCCTCGCGGTGACCGGCGTGACCGTGACCGTGACGGCGGACGGCACCGTCAGCCTGATCCTGAGCGGCGCCCTCGATGTCACCGACGTGGTGGCCACCGTGACCGACGGCGGGGACGGACGCCTCACCGCCGAGGTACGCCCGCGCAAGCCCGGGGCGTTCACCGGTGAACTGGACAAGCTGGGCGGACTCCTCGGCGACGCGTCCCTGTGGCAGAGCGCGCGAGAAGGGTTGCACGCCTTCGACTTCGCGGCCCGCGACGTCGCCGGATTCGACTACCGCCTGTCCCGCAAGGACGGCGTCGAACCGGCCGCCTACGACGTGACGTCCATGGCGATCGTCGCCGCGCTGGACCTCAGGGGACTCGCGCTGGACATCGCGTTGTGGCTGCCGGACCTGACCGTCGAGGGCACACTGCATGACGGGAAGCCGCTCAACGCCCGCTCGCTGCTGGGCTCGTTCGGCATCCCCGTGGCCGAGATACCCCCGTCGCTGACCATCAGCGAACTGCGCGTGGACGCCCTGCTCGGCGACGGGTACTTCGTCTCCATGACCGTCAGGGACGGCTGGGACATCGGTCCGTTCGCCCTGACGGAGCTGTCCCTGTCCCTGTACTACGACCCGGCGTCGAAGTTCGTGGCCATGGCCTCGGGCACCATCTCCCTCGGCCACTCCATGGACATCACGGTCTCCGCCGCCCAGAACGGCGGAGCCACCGGCGGCTGGGCCTTCAGCGGCGGACTCGCGGCCGGGGAGATCGGCATCGGCGACGTCATCGGCGCCCTGCGCCTTCCCGACGTCCCCGAACCGCTGAAGTCCCTGGAACTCACCAGCCTCTGGCTGTCGTACACCACCGGCACCAAGGCCGTGGACTTCCTCTGTCAGGGGCGGATGACGATCGCCGAAGGGATCACCGCCTCCCTGGGCCTGACCATCACCCGGGACGGCACCGCGACCCGCTACGGCGGACAACTGGCCGTCGACGACTTCACCTTCGACATCACCCTCGACGACGAGAAGACCGGCACCGACCTCCTCATCGCCACCTACCACGGCCCCGAGAACACGGACACCAAAGTCACCCTGCGCGACTGGGTCGCCCACTTCTCCGCCGATCTCGCCGCCGACATCCCCGAGAGTCTGCACGTCGAGCTGAAGGACGCGAAATTCGTCCGGGTCAAGCCGCAGGGCGGCCCCGCGCAGTTCTGCGTCGGCATCGACCTGTCCGCCGGGATCGACCTCGCGGAACTTCCGCTGGTCGGAGGGTTCCTCGCCGAGATCGGCGGCAGTCTCGCCGTCGACAATCTGCAAGTCCTGTACTCCTCCGGCGTGATCGCCCCCGCCGCCGTCGGCAGTGCCAACGCCCTGCTCGCCAAGGCGCGGGTCGTGGAGTTACCGGCGGGCGGGCTGAAGGCAGGCCCCGCCGCGCTCGCCGACCTGCGGATCGGTCAGGAGCGCACACCCGTCGCCCTCGGCCTGCCCGCGAGCCCCACCCCGACCGGCAGTACCCCAAGCACCCCCAACACCCCCAGCACCCCCGCCCAGACCAACACCCCCACCACCACCCCGCCCCGCTCCTCCGCCGGCGTCTGGATCACCGTTCAGAAGACCATCGGCGTGGTCCAGATCAACCGCGTCGGCGTGATCTACCAGCACAACACCCTGCTCTTCGGCCTCGACGCCGGCATCCAGCTCGGCCCTCTCGTCATGTCGCTCGACGGCCTGGCCGTCGGCTCGTCGCTGGAGAAGTTCGCGCCCGCGTTCCGCCTCGACGGCGTCGGTATCGGCTATGTCGCGCCGCCGATCGAGATCGAGGGCGCGCTGCTGCACCTTCCCGACGACCAGTTGGACAAGGGCGTGGCGTTCCAGTACGACGGGACGGCCACCGTCGCCGTGCCGGACTTCTCGCTCGCGGCGGTCGGCTCGTACGCGCAGCTCACGAACGGGCAGCCGTCGTTGTTCGTGTTCGCTCAGGTCGAGGCGCCGATCGTGGCGGCGCCGCCGATCCTGATCACGGGGCTGATGGCGGGGTTCGGGTTCAACCGGGAGCTGACGCTGCCGACCCCGCGTGAGGTGTCGGGGTTCCCGCTGCTCGCCCTGAACAAGCAGGGGCCGGACGCGAATCTGAAGCCGTCCGGGATGCTGGAGGTGCTGGAGGGGCGGACGCCCGCGGTCGTCGGCAGTCCCGCGCGGAAGTGGATCGCGCCGCGCCAGGGGGCGTACTGGCTGGCCCTGGGGATCGAGTTCAGCGTCGCCGAGGTGGTCAACTCCAAGGTGCTGCTGGCCGCCGAGTTCGGTGACGAACTCGCGCTGGCCGTGCTGGGCATCGCGACGCTCCAGCTGCCGATGCCGGCCGAGTCCGCGACCCGTACCTACGTGTACGCGGAACTGGGTCTTGAGGCGGTGATCCGGCCCCTGGCGGGGAGTTTCGAGCTGGCGGCTGAGCTTGCGCCGGTGTCGTACGTGCTGACTCCCGAGTGTCATCTCACCGGGGGGTTCGCCGCGTCGGTGTGGTTCGGGTCGCACCCGAACGCGGGGCAGTTCGTGGTCACTCTCGGCGGCTATCACCCGTCGTTCCAGCAGCCCGCCGGCTACCCGGACGTGCCTCGGCTCGGGATCAACTGGGCGGTGAGCGGCAATCTGACGATCACCGCGCAGGCGTACCTCGCGGTGACGCCGTCGTGCGCGATGGCCGGGGGGCGGCTGAGCGTCGTCTTCCACGAGGGGGACTTCCGGGCCTGGTTCACGGCCCAGGCGGATGTGCTGCTGTCCTGGCGGCCGTTCTTCTTCACCGCCCGGATCTCGGTGAGCATCGGCGCCTCGTACACCCTCAACGTCTGGATCGTGCACAAGACGTTCAGTGTGACCGTCGGGGCCGATCTGGAGCTGTGGGGACCGCCGACCGGCGGTTCGGTCACCGCGCACTTCGTGGGCTTCTCCAAGACCATCGGCTTCGGTCCCGGCCCGTCCGGGGCTGACGCCGAGGCGCTGGACTGGGACGGCTTCGCGAGCATGCTGCCGAAACCGGCCGACGTCATCACCATCGGCCCGGTCAGCGGCCTCGACAAGACCGCCGAGGACACCGGCGACGACCCCGGCAACAGCGGCAAAGTGTGGTACGTCCGCGCCCGTGACCTGCGGTTCTTCACCCAGTCCGCGGTGCCGGCCAGTCATCTGCGGCTCGGCGACGACCCGTTGTCCTCCCCCGCCGCCGAGGACACCCCCGGCGTCGACGTCCGCCCCATGAACCGCACCGGCCTCACCGGCGAGCACCGGCTCCGGCTGTACTTCGAGGGCGCGCCCGCGCCGATGGACGGCTGGAGTGCCACCGCCCGCACCCACAACCTCCCCGCGTCCCTGTGGGGCGCCCCGCCCTCCCCCTTCAGCCACACCCCGCACGCGCCCGGCGCCGAGGTGCTGCCCGGCCGCCCGGTCGGCTACGACGTCCAGGCGCCCCGGCCCGAACTGGCCGGCTCACGCGGGGTGTTCCCGCTCAGCGACTACAGCGCGGACGAGATCCCGCCCGGCCTCGCCCCACTGTCCTCCTCCCCCGTCGCCGACCGCGATTACGTCTCGGTGGCTGACGACTCGTGCGTGGCGCGGATCGGGCAGACCGACCGGGGTCCGGCCCGCACCGGGCGCGACCAGGTGTGCGCGGCACTGGCCGACGCCGGTCTGTTCAAGGACCCGTGCGACGGACTGACCGCGCTGGCGGCGGGGGCCGCGCACCTCTACCACCGGGCGCCGCTGGTGCAGAACCCCGGATGA
- a CDS encoding MarR family winged helix-turn-helix transcriptional regulator, whose product MPSAPRDRANSSTECLALDNDLVWAIRMISGALRRAAADASETLPGGSRAYLVLVALAEAGDTPPTQLELAGQVGLDRTVMTYLLDDLEKQGLLSRRPNPKDRRARHVILSGEGRSQLLRMRTDVAAAEEHLLAELDDAQRTQFRDLLTRVALTAQRSTLKD is encoded by the coding sequence ATGCCCTCCGCACCCCGCGACCGAGCGAACAGCAGCACCGAGTGCCTCGCCCTGGACAACGACCTGGTCTGGGCCATCCGCATGATCTCGGGAGCCCTCCGGCGCGCCGCGGCCGACGCCTCCGAGACCCTGCCCGGCGGATCACGCGCCTACCTGGTACTCGTGGCACTGGCCGAGGCCGGGGACACACCCCCCACCCAACTCGAACTCGCCGGCCAGGTCGGCCTCGACCGCACAGTGATGACCTACCTCCTCGACGACCTGGAAAAACAGGGCCTCCTGTCACGACGCCCGAACCCGAAGGACCGGCGGGCCCGCCACGTGATCCTCTCCGGCGAAGGCCGATCCCAACTGCTGCGCATGCGAACCGACGTCGCAGCCGCCGAAGAACACCTGCTCGCGGAACTGGACGACGCACAACGGACCCAGTTCCGAGACCTCCTGACCCGCGTCGCGCTCACCGCCCAGCGGAGCACCCTCAAGGACTGA